Proteins encoded in a region of the Manis javanica isolate MJ-LG chromosome 15, MJ_LKY, whole genome shotgun sequence genome:
- the SRRD gene encoding SRR1-like protein isoform X2: protein MTQAQRAADVRGRWRRRRGNPGRLRPRVESVLPRSVSGGERRRRPQAAIPRRTVIPRRTVESCFVASERRETINSCLRKHLVQLKAPVGTLPEALGSLHLDLSPNESAVAPGSVPRDTLVPGSCHLRCVCYGIGNFATCVVARNQLTFLLLFLEKCQIPRSHCCVYDPLFSPLETAVLNSLGMAVLSENEEGKRSVCGEPTIFYMPHCGTALYNNLLWSNWSVDALSKTVIIGNSFTGLQERLLTRILQKNYVYVAKILNGLEELEFPQTSQYMDIFNDTSIHWFPVQKLEQLPPDTWAFREEPDYQDCKDLEIIRNKTGGLSAIDLNSL, encoded by the exons ATGACGCAAGCCCAGCGCGCCGCCGACGTCAGAGGCCGATGGCGGCGGAGGCGTGGGAATCCTGGCAGGCTGCGGCCCCGCGTAGAAAGCGTCTTGCCGCGCAGCGTCAGCGGCGGAGAGAGGCGGCGGCGGCCCCAGGCCGCGATCCCGAGGAGGACCGTGATTCCGAGGAGGACCGTGGAGTCGTGCTTCGTCGCATCCGAGAGGCGGG AAACTATCAACAGCTGTCTTAGGAAACATCTGGTACAACTGAAGGCCCCTGTGGGGACTCTTCCAGAAGCCCTTGGAAGCCTGCACCTTGACCTATCACCAAATGAGTCAGCTGTGGCCCCTGGCTCCGTCCCCAGAGACACCCTGGTCCCAGGAAGCTGCCATTTGAGGTGTGTGTGTTACGGCATTGGGAACTTTGCCACCTGTGTCGTAGCTAGAAACCAGCTGACGTTTTTGCTTCTCTTCCTGGAAAAGTGCCAG ATTCCCAGGAGCCACTGCTGTGTGTATGACCCTCTGTTTAGCCCCCTGGAAACTGCGGTTCTGAACAGCCTTGGTATGGCTGTTCTCAGTGAGAATGAG GAAGGAAAACGGAGTGTTTGTGGCGAGCCCACCATCTTTTACATGCCGCACTGCGGGACGGCCCTGTACAACAATCTTTTATGGAGTAACTGGTCAGTTGATGCCCTTTCCAAGACGGTCATTATTGGGAACAGTTTCACAGGACTCCAGGAGAG aTTGTTGACAAGGATTCTGCAGAAAAATTATGTCTACGTTGCAAAG ATTTTAAATGGACTGGAGGAGCTTGAGTTTCCTCAGACATCACAGTACATGGACATATTTAACGATACCTCCATCCACTGGTTCCCTGTACAAAAGCTAGAACAACTCCCCCCAGATACTTGGGCATTTCGGGAAGAACCAGATTATCAGGACTGCAAGGACCTTGAAattatcaggaacaagacaggaggGCTGTCGGCCATTGACCTGAACTCACTGTAA
- the SRRD gene encoding SRR1-like protein isoform X3, whose amino-acid sequence MAAEAWESWQAAAPRRKRLAAQRQRRREAAAAPGRDPEEDRDSEEDRGVVLRRIREAGEDLLISDFWSSALEALGSLHLDLSPNESAVAPGSVPRDTLVPGSCHLRCVCYGIGNFATCVVARNQLTFLLLFLEKCQIPRSHCCVYDPLFSPLETAVLNSLGMAVLSENEEGKRSVCGEPTIFYMPHCGTALYNNLLWSNWSVDALSKTVIIGNSFTGLQERLLTRILQKNYVYVAKILNGLEELEFPQTSQYMDIFNDTSIHWFPVQKLEQLPPDTWAFREEPDYQDCKDLEIIRNKTGGLSAIDLNSL is encoded by the exons ATGGCGGCGGAGGCGTGGGAATCCTGGCAGGCTGCGGCCCCGCGTAGAAAGCGTCTTGCCGCGCAGCGTCAGCGGCGGAGAGAGGCGGCGGCGGCCCCAGGCCGCGATCCCGAGGAGGACCGTGATTCCGAGGAGGACCGTGGAGTCGTGCTTCGTCGCATCCGAGAGGCGGG GGAAGACCTGCTTATCTCTGATTTCTGGAGTTCAGCACTAG AAGCCCTTGGAAGCCTGCACCTTGACCTATCACCAAATGAGTCAGCTGTGGCCCCTGGCTCCGTCCCCAGAGACACCCTGGTCCCAGGAAGCTGCCATTTGAGGTGTGTGTGTTACGGCATTGGGAACTTTGCCACCTGTGTCGTAGCTAGAAACCAGCTGACGTTTTTGCTTCTCTTCCTGGAAAAGTGCCAG ATTCCCAGGAGCCACTGCTGTGTGTATGACCCTCTGTTTAGCCCCCTGGAAACTGCGGTTCTGAACAGCCTTGGTATGGCTGTTCTCAGTGAGAATGAG GAAGGAAAACGGAGTGTTTGTGGCGAGCCCACCATCTTTTACATGCCGCACTGCGGGACGGCCCTGTACAACAATCTTTTATGGAGTAACTGGTCAGTTGATGCCCTTTCCAAGACGGTCATTATTGGGAACAGTTTCACAGGACTCCAGGAGAG aTTGTTGACAAGGATTCTGCAGAAAAATTATGTCTACGTTGCAAAG ATTTTAAATGGACTGGAGGAGCTTGAGTTTCCTCAGACATCACAGTACATGGACATATTTAACGATACCTCCATCCACTGGTTCCCTGTACAAAAGCTAGAACAACTCCCCCCAGATACTTGGGCATTTCGGGAAGAACCAGATTATCAGGACTGCAAGGACCTTGAAattatcaggaacaagacaggaggGCTGTCGGCCATTGACCTGAACTCACTGTAA
- the SRRD gene encoding SRR1-like protein isoform X1 yields MAAEAWESWQAAAPRRKRLAAQRQRRREAAAAPGRDPEEDRDSEEDRGVVLRRIREAGEDLLISDFWSSALETINSCLRKHLVQLKAPVGTLPEALGSLHLDLSPNESAVAPGSVPRDTLVPGSCHLRCVCYGIGNFATCVVARNQLTFLLLFLEKCQIPRSHCCVYDPLFSPLETAVLNSLGMAVLSENEEGKRSVCGEPTIFYMPHCGTALYNNLLWSNWSVDALSKTVIIGNSFTGLQERLLTRILQKNYVYVAKILNGLEELEFPQTSQYMDIFNDTSIHWFPVQKLEQLPPDTWAFREEPDYQDCKDLEIIRNKTGGLSAIDLNSL; encoded by the exons ATGGCGGCGGAGGCGTGGGAATCCTGGCAGGCTGCGGCCCCGCGTAGAAAGCGTCTTGCCGCGCAGCGTCAGCGGCGGAGAGAGGCGGCGGCGGCCCCAGGCCGCGATCCCGAGGAGGACCGTGATTCCGAGGAGGACCGTGGAGTCGTGCTTCGTCGCATCCGAGAGGCGGG GGAAGACCTGCTTATCTCTGATTTCTGGAGTTCAGCACTAG AAACTATCAACAGCTGTCTTAGGAAACATCTGGTACAACTGAAGGCCCCTGTGGGGACTCTTCCAGAAGCCCTTGGAAGCCTGCACCTTGACCTATCACCAAATGAGTCAGCTGTGGCCCCTGGCTCCGTCCCCAGAGACACCCTGGTCCCAGGAAGCTGCCATTTGAGGTGTGTGTGTTACGGCATTGGGAACTTTGCCACCTGTGTCGTAGCTAGAAACCAGCTGACGTTTTTGCTTCTCTTCCTGGAAAAGTGCCAG ATTCCCAGGAGCCACTGCTGTGTGTATGACCCTCTGTTTAGCCCCCTGGAAACTGCGGTTCTGAACAGCCTTGGTATGGCTGTTCTCAGTGAGAATGAG GAAGGAAAACGGAGTGTTTGTGGCGAGCCCACCATCTTTTACATGCCGCACTGCGGGACGGCCCTGTACAACAATCTTTTATGGAGTAACTGGTCAGTTGATGCCCTTTCCAAGACGGTCATTATTGGGAACAGTTTCACAGGACTCCAGGAGAG aTTGTTGACAAGGATTCTGCAGAAAAATTATGTCTACGTTGCAAAG ATTTTAAATGGACTGGAGGAGCTTGAGTTTCCTCAGACATCACAGTACATGGACATATTTAACGATACCTCCATCCACTGGTTCCCTGTACAAAAGCTAGAACAACTCCCCCCAGATACTTGGGCATTTCGGGAAGAACCAGATTATCAGGACTGCAAGGACCTTGAAattatcaggaacaagacaggaggGCTGTCGGCCATTGACCTGAACTCACTGTAA
- the SRRD gene encoding SRR1-like protein isoform X4: MAAEAWESWQAAAPRRKRLAAQRQRRREAAAAPGRDPEEDRDSEEDRGVVLRRIREAGEDLLISDFWSSALETINSCLRKHLVQLKAPVGTLPEALGSLHLDLSPNESAVAPGSVPRDTLVPGSCHLRCVCYGIGNFATCVVARNQLTFLLLFLEKCQIPRSHCCVYDPLFSPLETAVLNSLGMAVLSENEEGKRSVCGEPTIFYMPHCGTALYNNLLWSNWSVDALSKTVIIGNSFTGLQERLLTRILQKNYVYVAKAAAVRD; the protein is encoded by the exons ATGGCGGCGGAGGCGTGGGAATCCTGGCAGGCTGCGGCCCCGCGTAGAAAGCGTCTTGCCGCGCAGCGTCAGCGGCGGAGAGAGGCGGCGGCGGCCCCAGGCCGCGATCCCGAGGAGGACCGTGATTCCGAGGAGGACCGTGGAGTCGTGCTTCGTCGCATCCGAGAGGCGGG GGAAGACCTGCTTATCTCTGATTTCTGGAGTTCAGCACTAG AAACTATCAACAGCTGTCTTAGGAAACATCTGGTACAACTGAAGGCCCCTGTGGGGACTCTTCCAGAAGCCCTTGGAAGCCTGCACCTTGACCTATCACCAAATGAGTCAGCTGTGGCCCCTGGCTCCGTCCCCAGAGACACCCTGGTCCCAGGAAGCTGCCATTTGAGGTGTGTGTGTTACGGCATTGGGAACTTTGCCACCTGTGTCGTAGCTAGAAACCAGCTGACGTTTTTGCTTCTCTTCCTGGAAAAGTGCCAG ATTCCCAGGAGCCACTGCTGTGTGTATGACCCTCTGTTTAGCCCCCTGGAAACTGCGGTTCTGAACAGCCTTGGTATGGCTGTTCTCAGTGAGAATGAG GAAGGAAAACGGAGTGTTTGTGGCGAGCCCACCATCTTTTACATGCCGCACTGCGGGACGGCCCTGTACAACAATCTTTTATGGAGTAACTGGTCAGTTGATGCCCTTTCCAAGACGGTCATTATTGGGAACAGTTTCACAGGACTCCAGGAGAG aTTGTTGACAAGGATTCTGCAGAAAAATTATGTCTACGTTGCAAAG GCAGCTGCTGTCAGAGACTAA